The following proteins are co-located in the Polystyrenella longa genome:
- a CDS encoding DUF2752 domain-containing protein yields MSTIQNSQDDLEIREYPIGTWGQLLLAAWSLLLILGFAMAIYLAPHPSGSGTHQQLGLPPCTMKVVMGIPCPSCGMTTSFSNFVRGNFVAAYSANPAGLLLATICVLIIPWCWVSIARRHLWKIENPDRAVLILMILICSSSLLQWAVRLLI; encoded by the coding sequence ATGTCAACAATTCAGAATTCACAGGACGACCTGGAAATTCGCGAATATCCTATTGGCACATGGGGCCAGCTGCTATTAGCAGCCTGGAGCCTGTTACTGATATTGGGATTCGCGATGGCCATTTATCTGGCTCCCCATCCCAGTGGATCCGGCACCCATCAACAACTTGGTTTACCCCCCTGCACCATGAAGGTTGTAATGGGCATTCCTTGTCCCAGTTGTGGGATGACGACCAGTTTCTCGAACTTCGTTCGCGGAAATTTTGTCGCCGCCTATTCTGCTAATCCGGCGGGGCTACTATTGGCCACTATTTGTGTTTTGATTATCCCCTGGTGCTGGGTGAGTATTGCTCGACGACACCTCTGGAAAATCGAAAACCCGGACCGGGCTGTTTTAATCCTGATGATTCTGATCTGTTCCAGCAGTCTGTTGCAATGGGCCGTTCGTTTGTTGATCTGA
- a CDS encoding sulfatase family protein — protein sequence MRSMISLLSGVGLVLTGFAFAYSAETESNLKLEANGSGDQMNVIYILADDHRYDVMGFLDHPFVQTPVMDSMAEKGVYFKNAFVTTSLCSPSRASILTGQYMHQHGVVDNNNLARPGTVFFPQYLQQVGYQTAFIGKWHMGGHSDDPRPGFDHWVSFKGQGHYNPPEKSLWTLNVNGKSVPQEGYITDELTDYAVNWLKEERDDSKPFCMYLSHKAVHGMFYPAERHAGRYKDEKMPVPSTMANTDENYAGKPMWLKNQRNSWHGVDFAYHQDTNIEEHYQLYCEALLAVDESIGRVWSYVKEAGLEDNTLIIYMGDNGFQWGEHGLIDKRTAYEASMRVPMLAYCPSKFPAGTVVDEVVANIDIAPTILAAAGLKSPPQMDGRSFLGMVAGEEETEKWRDYLLYEYYWEWNFPHTPTTFAIRGDRYKFIQYHGIWDTDELYDLQNDPDEKENLVNKPEHKELVRDLRIRLHELLATTGGDQVPFGRKMGSGANLRNREGSNAADFPEDVFPE from the coding sequence ATGCGTTCAATGATATCGTTACTTTCGGGGGTCGGCCTTGTGCTGACGGGTTTTGCTTTCGCATATTCCGCGGAAACCGAATCCAATTTAAAACTGGAAGCAAACGGCAGCGGAGACCAGATGAATGTGATTTACATCCTGGCCGATGATCACCGGTATGACGTGATGGGATTTCTCGATCACCCCTTTGTGCAGACTCCAGTCATGGACTCGATGGCAGAGAAGGGGGTTTATTTCAAAAACGCCTTCGTGACGACATCGCTCTGTTCTCCTTCCCGGGCATCCATCTTAACGGGGCAGTACATGCACCAGCATGGTGTTGTGGATAACAATAATCTCGCCCGACCAGGTACTGTTTTCTTTCCGCAATACCTGCAGCAAGTGGGTTACCAGACCGCCTTCATCGGTAAGTGGCACATGGGGGGGCATTCCGATGATCCCCGCCCCGGGTTTGATCACTGGGTTAGTTTTAAAGGACAGGGGCATTACAATCCGCCCGAAAAAAGTCTGTGGACACTCAACGTCAACGGGAAGTCTGTTCCGCAGGAAGGTTATATTACCGATGAATTAACCGACTACGCCGTGAATTGGCTGAAGGAAGAAAGGGACGACTCCAAACCCTTCTGCATGTATCTGTCTCATAAGGCCGTGCATGGAATGTTCTATCCTGCTGAACGCCATGCGGGACGTTATAAAGATGAGAAGATGCCGGTTCCATCCACCATGGCTAATACGGATGAAAATTATGCTGGCAAACCGATGTGGTTAAAAAACCAGAGAAACAGCTGGCATGGCGTCGACTTCGCTTACCATCAGGACACGAATATCGAAGAGCACTACCAGCTCTACTGTGAAGCATTGCTGGCCGTGGACGAGAGTATCGGTCGTGTCTGGAGTTATGTGAAAGAAGCCGGACTCGAAGATAATACGCTCATTATCTATATGGGCGACAATGGTTTTCAGTGGGGTGAGCATGGATTAATCGACAAGCGAACGGCCTATGAAGCTTCGATGCGGGTTCCCATGCTGGCCTATTGCCCCAGTAAATTTCCGGCAGGGACGGTGGTAGATGAAGTCGTGGCGAATATTGATATCGCTCCAACGATACTGGCCGCTGCTGGACTGAAATCTCCTCCACAAATGGATGGACGTAGTTTTCTCGGAATGGTTGCAGGAGAAGAGGAAACCGAAAAATGGCGAGACTATTTACTGTATGAATATTATTGGGAATGGAATTTCCCACATACACCAACGACATTCGCGATACGAGGCGATCGATACAAGTTCATTCAGTACCACGGTATCTGGGATACCGATGAGCTTTACGACTTACAGAACGATCCTGACGAAAAAGAGAATCTGGTCAACAAACCGGAGCATAAAGAACTAGTTCGCGATCTACGGATTCGGTTGCATGAACTATTAGCCACAACGGGGGGCGACCAAGTTCCCTTTGGTCGCAAGATGGGTTCCGGGGCCAATCTTCGGAACAGAGAAGGATCGAACGCGGCCGATTTCCCTGAGGATGTATTCCCCGAGTAA
- a CDS encoding 2,3-bisphosphoglycerate-independent phosphoglycerate mutase, producing the protein MTTDIQDLMFQLQKKNDSKIVMYIADGLGGLPQEPGGKTELETAATPNLDKLAQRGTLGLSTPVLPGITPGSGPGHLGLFGYDPLTFNIGRGVLEALGIDFDLGPNDVAIRGNFCTIDNDGKITDRRAGRIASDIGAKLCEKLDQIEIPGVEVFVKPVKEYRLVIVFRGEGLGGHVNDTDPQRTGIPPLKAEGKDAASEKTAEICNLFIEKAREVLKEDAPANLLTLRGIAKKPDIPTYEEVYGLKSGAIAVYPMYRGLARLVGMDVLDAGQTIDDQMKCLKENWDKFDFFFIHFKYTDSTGEDGNFDAKVKRTEEFDAGLAKIEALNPTVIIVSGDHSTPSKMKAHSWHPVPLLLAADRCRFDGSTGFSESECRKGGLGQIQAKYIMSLAMASADRLEKYGA; encoded by the coding sequence ATGACGACTGACATTCAGGACTTAATGTTTCAACTGCAGAAGAAAAACGATTCCAAAATCGTGATGTATATCGCCGATGGCCTTGGAGGATTGCCTCAGGAACCGGGCGGAAAAACAGAACTGGAAACGGCCGCCACGCCGAATCTCGATAAACTTGCCCAGCGGGGAACGCTTGGCCTGAGTACCCCTGTTCTTCCGGGCATCACTCCTGGAAGCGGACCGGGCCATCTCGGTTTGTTTGGATATGATCCCCTGACCTTCAATATTGGCCGGGGTGTGCTCGAAGCACTCGGAATCGATTTTGACCTCGGACCTAACGATGTTGCCATTCGCGGAAACTTCTGCACGATTGATAACGACGGCAAAATCACCGACCGCCGGGCTGGAAGAATTGCCAGCGATATCGGCGCCAAGCTGTGTGAAAAACTGGACCAGATCGAGATCCCCGGAGTCGAAGTTTTCGTCAAGCCAGTTAAAGAGTACCGTCTCGTGATCGTCTTCCGCGGCGAAGGCCTTGGAGGTCACGTTAACGACACTGACCCGCAGCGAACGGGTATCCCTCCGTTGAAAGCAGAGGGCAAAGACGCGGCGTCTGAAAAGACCGCCGAGATTTGCAATCTATTCATCGAAAAGGCTCGCGAAGTCTTGAAAGAAGATGCACCCGCCAACTTGCTGACGTTACGCGGCATCGCCAAAAAACCGGACATCCCTACTTACGAAGAGGTCTACGGTTTGAAATCAGGAGCCATCGCCGTTTATCCGATGTATCGCGGTTTGGCGCGACTCGTTGGAATGGACGTGCTTGATGCAGGACAGACCATTGATGATCAGATGAAATGTCTGAAAGAGAATTGGGATAAATTCGACTTCTTCTTCATTCACTTCAAATACACCGACTCGACGGGCGAAGATGGTAACTTCGATGCCAAGGTCAAACGTACGGAAGAATTTGATGCGGGCCTCGCGAAAATCGAAGCCCTCAACCCGACGGTGATTATTGTCTCGGGCGACCATAGCACGCCTAGTAAAATGAAGGCCCATAGCTGGCATCCCGTCCCCTTGCTTTTGGCGGCGGATCGCTGTCGGTTCGATGGTTCGACCGGCTTCAGCGAATCAGAATGCCGAAAAGGTGGGTTGGGGCAAATCCAGGCGAAATACATTATGTCACTCGCCATGGCAAGTGCCGACCGACTTGAAAAATACGGCGCTTAA
- a CDS encoding glycosyltransferase family 4 protein: protein MHVLILTAGGAGMFCGSCMHDNTWARALIREGAEVTLLPTYTPVLVDENNLSDQHVFLGGINIYLDYKFPIWKRAPRVMKRWLDSPWLLKYVSKLSGSQDASKLGPLTLAMLDNEKGPLVAEMDELAHFIKEQVRPDIIVFSNALLAGILKPLKEKLDVPVCCVLQGDDIFLDGLLPQFREKAIQAVSTLARDFDHILVHSEFYRDFMSGYLQIDREKMELLPLGIDMELYADCQPRHSKECRKLGFFARIAPEKGLHNLVDAYLILLPEFPDLELLAGGYLHPRHHAYLEEQVEKVNQAGGNFQYLGSPKLVEEKVAMFQQFDIFSVPTDYQEPKGLSVLEAIASGLMVVQPDHGAFPEILRKTQGGSICVAGMTESLADSLREAISENAVRWNFAENGHQRVRESYSSEAMARRSLELFDQYIKERNNPTVSS, encoded by the coding sequence ATGCACGTATTGATTCTGACCGCAGGGGGAGCAGGCATGTTCTGTGGATCCTGCATGCATGATAATACCTGGGCTCGCGCTTTGATTCGAGAAGGGGCGGAGGTCACGTTGCTTCCTACTTATACCCCGGTTTTGGTGGACGAGAACAACCTGAGTGATCAGCATGTTTTTCTCGGTGGAATCAATATCTATCTGGATTACAAATTTCCCATTTGGAAACGGGCACCAAGAGTAATGAAACGGTGGCTTGATTCGCCGTGGTTGCTGAAATACGTTTCCAAGCTATCGGGCAGTCAGGATGCCAGCAAACTGGGGCCGCTGACATTGGCGATGCTCGATAATGAGAAGGGGCCTCTCGTCGCGGAGATGGATGAACTCGCTCACTTTATTAAAGAACAGGTTCGCCCAGATATTATTGTATTCAGTAATGCATTGCTGGCAGGGATCCTCAAACCACTCAAGGAAAAGCTGGACGTTCCCGTGTGCTGTGTGCTGCAGGGCGACGATATCTTTCTGGATGGGCTTCTGCCGCAGTTTCGCGAAAAGGCGATTCAGGCAGTCAGCACGCTGGCGCGCGATTTTGATCATATTCTGGTTCATAGCGAGTTCTATCGCGATTTCATGTCTGGCTATCTGCAGATTGATCGGGAGAAGATGGAACTGCTACCGCTTGGAATCGATATGGAACTGTACGCCGACTGCCAACCTCGACATTCGAAAGAATGTCGAAAGCTCGGATTTTTCGCCAGAATTGCTCCGGAGAAAGGGCTGCATAACCTGGTGGATGCCTACTTGATATTACTTCCGGAGTTTCCCGATTTAGAACTCTTAGCGGGAGGATATCTGCATCCTCGGCATCACGCCTATCTGGAAGAACAAGTTGAAAAAGTGAATCAAGCGGGCGGTAATTTCCAATACCTTGGCAGTCCCAAGTTAGTCGAAGAGAAAGTCGCTATGTTTCAGCAATTTGATATTTTTTCAGTTCCGACCGACTACCAGGAACCCAAAGGCCTTTCTGTGCTGGAGGCGATTGCGAGTGGATTGATGGTCGTTCAACCCGACCATGGAGCTTTTCCAGAAATACTAAGGAAAACCCAAGGCGGTTCAATATGTGTGGCTGGGATGACTGAGAGTCTGGCGGACTCACTGCGAGAAGCTATTTCTGAGAATGCAGTCCGATGGAACTTTGCTGAAAATGGGCATCAGCGAGTTCGGGAGTCTTACAGTAGCGAAGCCATGGCACGCCGGTCGCTGGAGCTATTTGATCAGTACATAAAAGAACGAAACAATCCGACAGTTTCCTCCTGA
- a CDS encoding type 1 glutamine amidotransferase — MLMQERRAFADALGIQLDSVASLDLLYEQLRKHHLQEVDLVMVGGSGNYSVTSEDDWLHRALDSIRFLYESRKPTFASCWGFQAVSRALGGTVVTDLNRAEVGSVTTHLTEAGKQDPLFSECADPFYSYMGHQDIVTHLPEEAILLASTDKVENQALTFPNRLFYATQFHPELTRQGLLQRVEAYPQYVEKISGLPYDEFEAQLEDAPEMASLLRRFVGMVEAVIL, encoded by the coding sequence ATGCTAATGCAGGAGCGGCGAGCATTTGCGGATGCATTGGGGATCCAGCTGGATTCCGTCGCTTCGCTAGATCTCCTATATGAACAGTTGAGAAAACACCATTTGCAAGAGGTCGATCTAGTGATGGTGGGAGGGAGCGGGAATTATTCCGTTACTTCAGAGGATGACTGGTTGCACCGGGCGCTCGATTCAATTCGATTTCTGTATGAATCAAGGAAACCCACTTTCGCTTCCTGCTGGGGATTTCAAGCTGTATCCCGCGCCTTGGGGGGGACTGTCGTCACCGATCTGAATCGGGCAGAGGTCGGTTCCGTTACCACCCATCTTACAGAAGCCGGAAAACAGGATCCGCTATTCAGTGAATGTGCCGATCCGTTTTACAGTTATATGGGTCATCAAGATATCGTCACTCATTTGCCAGAGGAGGCTATTTTGCTGGCCTCTACGGACAAGGTTGAGAACCAGGCACTTACTTTTCCAAACCGCTTATTTTACGCCACTCAGTTTCACCCAGAATTGACGAGACAGGGGTTGCTGCAGCGGGTCGAAGCTTACCCGCAGTATGTAGAAAAGATTTCTGGTTTGCCTTATGACGAATTTGAAGCTCAGTTAGAAGACGCCCCGGAGATGGCAAGTCTTTTGAGAAGATTCGTTGGAATGGTTGAAGCAGTCATTCTCTGA
- a CDS encoding O-antigen ligase family protein yields MNGVVRAIVIVASIIIVGAILVFPWFNGGADTRPQVYFLQATIAAVTVALLCSLISSNYRPNIPTAALVLLMALGLAGLQLVPMDNSLWNAIGNNTPELRHEMTSARGLLLAGEQAESSPLSLYPSGTQQDIAMLLVGIIFFMLGAQFLSRFVPFRLFMILLASNGALLACLGFLQQITWNGKLYWSLPIPQGGTPFAAFIYHNQAASIFAFSLAASIGYLIDIHRRNRGIRHYDRTQGTEWDPRSGSRTLDSLQYYIADLNGERLFAISVLLLNMAGLLFSLSRGGLLCFLIAGIIVWTYASFKQGRSTWVNVFLVGGVLVGLLTWVSVTDVVSDRLQTLLKTETFEQESRLPHWQDTLGAVQDYGTYGTGLGTYRYIYHRYQNHINEGWFLHAHNQYLEALVDAGIPGLALMLIMILLVLYSCWKLFNSDYFYTYVVAIVGGLALFFQIFHAAVDYCLYLPATMVIFASLTGALVGRSVRALDGTRNILVALPYTSWAWPVVLAGLLGGSLWSYSRIESLLEMETVIKSYPSETELSKIQPRKIRGIISQLEDVLVKRPGDAQGHEALAEYYVSLYRLEARTALAKELKVNLDDRNLWEWTSPVILSNVAKQAYVAKKEDKLKDIREQETVVEYLNPSIDHLKESLRSCPLLSNVHYRIDLLGFLDQNWTFQEEHLTRAELLGSWNADLMYLAGQVRFARGDKTRAVKDWNQSLRIDDRHMEEIVRIASTWMTPEELLNELIPNNPEAMMLIAERMYSSPSSKETQEIVFERLTNLLEEQTWPSGTPEYFNARIAVMRGQSNEALELFTHALFLNPNDLEWQFQYALVLRGAGKLQEAERILSYCVRKAPGRIKFSNLLNLVREQQKQQDAMKSKNPSRS; encoded by the coding sequence ATGAATGGTGTCGTACGGGCGATTGTGATCGTCGCCTCTATAATTATCGTCGGCGCAATCCTTGTCTTCCCCTGGTTCAATGGTGGAGCGGACACACGTCCGCAAGTCTATTTTCTGCAGGCAACGATTGCAGCTGTGACCGTGGCCCTGCTCTGTTCGTTAATCAGTTCGAACTACCGACCCAATATACCAACGGCCGCACTCGTTCTCTTAATGGCGCTCGGTCTGGCGGGACTCCAACTGGTTCCGATGGACAATTCCCTCTGGAACGCTATCGGAAACAACACACCCGAGCTTCGTCATGAAATGACCTCCGCGCGCGGACTCCTACTGGCTGGGGAACAAGCTGAATCTTCACCACTCTCGCTCTACCCTTCCGGGACACAGCAGGATATCGCGATGCTGCTGGTGGGAATCATTTTCTTCATGCTGGGTGCGCAGTTTCTCAGTCGATTTGTCCCTTTCCGACTGTTTATGATTCTCCTGGCGTCCAACGGTGCATTGCTTGCCTGTCTCGGTTTTCTTCAGCAAATCACCTGGAATGGTAAACTCTATTGGAGCTTACCAATTCCGCAGGGCGGAACCCCTTTTGCCGCGTTCATCTACCATAATCAGGCCGCCTCAATCTTCGCGTTTTCACTGGCAGCCTCTATCGGCTACCTCATCGATATTCATCGTCGCAACCGAGGTATTCGCCATTACGACCGCACTCAGGGAACCGAATGGGATCCACGTAGTGGTTCCCGAACCCTGGACTCATTGCAATATTACATCGCCGACCTTAACGGCGAACGACTGTTTGCGATTAGTGTACTGCTACTCAATATGGCGGGGTTACTATTCTCTCTCTCTCGCGGTGGTCTGCTCTGTTTTCTCATTGCGGGAATCATCGTCTGGACTTATGCCTCGTTCAAGCAAGGTCGTTCCACCTGGGTTAACGTTTTTCTCGTCGGTGGCGTATTAGTAGGGCTGCTTACCTGGGTTTCAGTTACGGACGTTGTCTCGGATCGTCTTCAGACTCTGCTGAAAACCGAGACCTTCGAACAGGAATCCCGACTTCCACACTGGCAAGACACACTGGGCGCCGTTCAAGACTATGGAACGTACGGAACCGGCTTGGGAACCTATCGATACATCTACCATCGTTACCAGAATCACATTAACGAAGGCTGGTTTTTGCACGCGCACAACCAGTACCTCGAAGCATTAGTCGACGCCGGAATTCCGGGGCTGGCCCTAATGCTGATTATGATTTTGCTGGTTTTGTATTCATGCTGGAAGCTCTTCAACAGCGACTATTTTTACACCTATGTGGTCGCCATCGTGGGTGGGCTAGCGTTATTCTTTCAGATTTTTCACGCAGCCGTCGACTACTGCCTCTACCTGCCGGCAACGATGGTCATATTTGCATCACTCACTGGTGCTCTGGTCGGTCGAAGTGTCCGCGCGCTTGATGGTACACGCAACATTCTGGTGGCCCTTCCATACACTAGCTGGGCCTGGCCGGTTGTTCTCGCGGGACTTCTGGGTGGAAGCCTCTGGAGTTACTCACGGATCGAATCACTCCTCGAAATGGAAACGGTCATCAAATCGTATCCGTCGGAAACAGAGTTATCGAAGATTCAACCACGAAAGATTCGGGGAATTATTTCACAACTCGAAGATGTTCTGGTCAAACGACCGGGCGACGCCCAAGGTCATGAGGCATTAGCGGAATATTATGTCTCGCTATACCGCTTGGAGGCCCGAACCGCCCTGGCAAAAGAGTTAAAAGTAAACCTCGACGACCGAAACTTGTGGGAATGGACCTCGCCCGTCATTCTCTCCAATGTTGCCAAACAGGCTTACGTCGCCAAAAAAGAAGACAAACTAAAAGACATTCGTGAGCAAGAAACGGTGGTTGAGTACCTCAATCCGTCGATCGATCATCTCAAAGAGTCGCTCCGGTCCTGCCCACTACTTTCGAACGTCCATTACAGGATCGATCTGCTTGGCTTCCTTGATCAGAACTGGACCTTCCAGGAGGAACACCTGACGCGAGCAGAATTACTCGGTTCCTGGAATGCAGACCTGATGTACCTCGCTGGCCAAGTTCGATTTGCTCGCGGCGACAAGACTCGGGCAGTGAAAGACTGGAACCAAAGTCTGCGGATCGACGATCGTCATATGGAAGAGATTGTGCGAATCGCAAGCACCTGGATGACGCCCGAAGAACTCCTCAACGAATTGATTCCCAATAATCCTGAAGCGATGATGCTGATTGCCGAGCGGATGTACTCTTCTCCCAGCTCGAAAGAGACACAGGAAATTGTCTTTGAGCGCCTGACGAATTTGTTGGAAGAGCAAACCTGGCCATCCGGAACTCCAGAATACTTCAATGCGCGAATCGCCGTGATGCGCGGGCAATCTAACGAGGCGCTGGAGCTATTTACTCATGCCCTATTCCTGAATCCCAATGATCTGGAATGGCAGTTTCAATACGCACTCGTCCTCCGCGGCGCTGGTAAGTTGCAAGAAGCCGAACGCATTCTCAGTTATTGCGTTCGTAAGGCACCGGGTCGCATCAAGTTCAGTAACTTGCTGAATCTAGTACGAGAGCAACAGAAGCAACAGGATGCCATGAAATCTAAGAATCCGTCTCGCTCCTGA